The Paracoccus sediminicola genome has a segment encoding these proteins:
- a CDS encoding AI-2E family transporter, which produces MDRQNQLLRERLQTGFLGIIAFAILMFMLVQARFMLICLAIAIIIFSLTSDAISAIARQRVPNWLATTLALLLIGIGLLWVSATVVSQINEVVTTAISYAEQMQAALPALLEWMGPEAQRTIETALSNANVTGWMRTAAGGASDVISAAVLIFLFVGFMFAERVWFPLKIESLLDEDPVAAARVRQIISSIMRRVNRYLVVKALVSGATALCLWIIFTTAGLPLAGAIALMTFALNFIPSIGSVIATIIAVVMAYVLSADLATTIAVGAACTAVQFAIGNVLDPMLLGQTLRLSSFGIILSLAFWGAIWGLPGMFLAVPIMVAVMIVCAHIPWLRPIAIMLSREGHPDDGLTDE; this is translated from the coding sequence TTGGACCGACAGAACCAGCTTCTGCGCGAGCGGCTTCAGACCGGATTTCTGGGCATCATCGCCTTTGCGATCCTGATGTTCATGCTCGTGCAGGCACGGTTCATGCTGATCTGCCTGGCGATTGCGATCATCATCTTCTCGCTGACTTCGGATGCGATCAGCGCCATCGCCCGGCAGCGTGTGCCGAACTGGCTGGCCACGACGCTGGCGCTGCTGCTGATCGGGATCGGGCTGCTCTGGGTTTCGGCCACGGTGGTGAGCCAGATCAACGAGGTGGTGACCACGGCGATTTCCTATGCCGAGCAGATGCAGGCCGCCCTGCCCGCCCTGCTGGAATGGATGGGCCCGGAGGCGCAGCGCACCATCGAAACCGCGCTCAGCAACGCCAATGTCACCGGCTGGATGCGCACTGCGGCAGGAGGGGCCTCGGACGTGATCTCGGCTGCGGTCCTGATCTTTCTCTTTGTCGGCTTCATGTTTGCCGAGCGGGTCTGGTTCCCGCTGAAGATCGAAAGCCTGCTGGACGAAGACCCCGTTGCCGCGGCGCGGGTGCGCCAGATCATCAGTTCGATCATGCGCCGCGTGAACCGCTATCTGGTGGTCAAGGCACTGGTCAGCGGAGCGACGGCGCTGTGCCTGTGGATCATCTTTACCACCGCGGGGCTGCCCCTCGCCGGAGCCATCGCGCTGATGACATTCGCGCTGAATTTCATTCCCTCGATCGGCTCGGTGATCGCGACGATCATTGCCGTGGTCATGGCCTATGTGCTGAGCGCCGATCTTGCCACCACCATCGCGGTCGGCGCGGCCTGCACCGCGGTGCAATTCGCCATCGGCAATGTGCTTGACCCGATGCTGCTCGGCCAGACGCTGCGGCTTTCGAGCTTCGGCATCATTCTCAGCCTCGCCTTCTGGGGCGCGATCTGGGGGCTGCCGGGAATGTTCCTGGCGGTGCCGATCATGGTCGCGGTGATGATCGTCTGCGCCCATATCCCCTGGCTGCGGCCCATCGCGATCATGCTCTCACGCGAGGGGCATCCGGATGACGGGCTGACCGACGAGTAA
- a CDS encoding ATP-binding protein: MQFGPDFDWLKKVMPRGLYGRAVLILLLPVLTLVLVVSIMFLQRHFEDVTRQMTRSVALEIGYVVRSFEAEQNPERSLHQAAAIAQNLRIGMDVPGPPVSDSRVFYDVSGRIVADELRDQLPQVDHVELGNLDRVRVGLNGPRGPYTLSFDRERVSASNPHQLLVLLGFSSILLTVIAGIFLRNQLRPIKRLAQAAEGYGRGRLVPYRPGGAAEIRSAGTAFLDMRNRLERLAEQRGMMLTGISHDLRTPLTRLQLSLSMLSPDVEPDAEEIAAMRRDVEDMSSMVNAFLAFARDAAQDGQSETLPLLPFLRRIVDDAARSGHNISLHAPASAAEDQATFRPDMLRRAIENLIGNAARYGEQTRIELALTPRAVRIAVEDDGPGIPEDQIEEALRPFSRLDPARSRNRGEGAGLGLAIAADTARNLGGQLRLGRSETLGGLRAEIAFPR, translated from the coding sequence ATGCAATTCGGACCCGATTTCGACTGGCTCAAGAAAGTGATGCCGCGGGGGCTTTATGGCCGGGCGGTGCTGATCCTGCTTCTGCCGGTGCTCACCCTGGTTCTGGTCGTGAGCATCATGTTCCTGCAGCGCCATTTCGAGGATGTGACGCGGCAGATGACCCGCAGCGTGGCGCTCGAGATCGGCTATGTCGTCCGCAGTTTCGAGGCAGAGCAGAATCCCGAACGCTCGCTGCATCAGGCCGCGGCGATCGCGCAGAATTTGCGGATCGGGATGGATGTGCCCGGCCCGCCAGTCTCGGACAGCCGTGTCTTTTACGATGTGTCGGGGCGTATCGTCGCAGACGAGCTGCGCGACCAGCTTCCGCAAGTCGATCATGTGGAGCTTGGCAATCTCGACCGGGTGCGGGTGGGGCTGAACGGGCCGCGCGGGCCCTATACGCTGTCATTCGACCGCGAACGGGTGAGCGCGTCGAACCCGCATCAGCTATTGGTCCTGCTGGGGTTTTCCTCGATCCTGTTGACGGTGATCGCGGGCATATTCCTGCGCAACCAGCTGCGCCCGATCAAGCGGCTGGCTCAGGCGGCGGAGGGGTATGGCAGGGGGCGGCTGGTGCCGTATCGCCCCGGCGGCGCGGCCGAAATCCGCAGCGCGGGGACGGCGTTTCTGGACATGCGCAACCGGCTGGAGCGACTGGCCGAGCAGCGCGGGATGATGCTGACCGGGATCAGCCATGATTTGCGCACGCCGCTGACGCGGTTGCAGCTGTCGCTGTCGATGCTGTCCCCGGATGTCGAGCCCGATGCCGAGGAAATCGCCGCGATGCGCCGCGATGTCGAGGATATGTCCAGCATGGTGAACGCATTTCTCGCATTCGCCCGCGATGCCGCGCAGGACGGGCAGTCCGAGACGCTGCCGCTATTGCCGTTTCTGCGCCGGATCGTCGACGATGCGGCACGCTCGGGGCATAATATCAGCCTGCACGCACCGGCCTCGGCAGCAGAGGATCAGGCCACCTTCCGGCCCGATATGCTGCGCCGCGCCATTGAAAACCTGATCGGCAATGCCGCGCGCTATGGCGAGCAGACCCGGATCGAGCTTGCGCTGACGCCGCGCGCGGTCCGCATCGCCGTCGAGGATGACGGGCCGGGCATCCCCGAGGACCAGATCGAAGAGGCACTGCGCCCGTTCAGCCGGCTCGATCCGGCGCGCTCGCGCAATCGCGGCGAGGGGGCTGGGCTGGGGCTGGCCATCGCCGCCGACACGGCGCGGAATCTGGGCGGGCAGCTGCGGCTCGGGCGCAGCGAGACGCTGGGCGGGCTGCGCGCCGAGATCGCCTTTCCGCGTTAG
- a CDS encoding MBL fold metallo-hydrolase, which produces MLQTILAPNPSPLTGPGTNSFLLGEDSIAVIDPGPDIAEHREAILRAGGGRITHIIVTHAHLDHSEGAAALARATGAPVLAFGTADAGRSLLMQSLAASAGGGEGRDLAFCPDRLLRDGDRIETAEWTLTAVHTPGHMGNHMAFLWDDTMFCGDVVLGWSSTLISPPDGDLLDYFRSLDRIEALRPARLLPAHGDAVEAPLARVAELRAHRQDRSGQILGALRDGAADAGTLARRIYNVPEKLLPAAARNVLSHLIAMTELGVTIAPAPITPETRFSLR; this is translated from the coding sequence ATGTTGCAGACCATTCTCGCGCCCAACCCCTCGCCGCTGACCGGCCCCGGCACGAACAGCTTCCTTCTGGGAGAGGACAGCATCGCGGTGATCGACCCCGGCCCCGATATTGCCGAACATCGCGAGGCGATCCTGCGCGCGGGCGGCGGGCGCATCACCCATATCATCGTCACCCACGCCCATCTGGACCATTCCGAGGGCGCCGCCGCGCTCGCCCGCGCCACCGGGGCGCCGGTGCTGGCCTTCGGCACCGCCGACGCAGGACGCTCGCTTCTGATGCAGTCGCTGGCCGCCTCGGCCGGTGGCGGCGAAGGGCGTGACCTCGCCTTTTGCCCTGACCGGTTGCTGCGCGATGGTGACCGGATCGAGACGGCGGAGTGGACGCTGACCGCTGTCCACACCCCGGGACATATGGGCAATCACATGGCGTTTCTCTGGGACGACACGATGTTCTGCGGCGATGTGGTGCTCGGCTGGTCCTCGACGCTGATTTCGCCGCCCGACGGAGATTTGCTGGATTATTTCCGCAGCCTCGACCGGATCGAGGCACTTCGCCCGGCGCGGCTGCTGCCCGCCCATGGCGACGCGGTGGAGGCCCCCCTCGCCCGCGTGGCAGAGCTGCGCGCGCATCGCCAGGACCGCAGCGGCCAGATCCTCGGCGCATTGCGCGACGGCGCCGCCGATGCCGGCACTCTGGCCCGCCGCATCTATAACGTGCCCGAGAAATTGCTGCCCGCCGCAGCCCGCAATGTGCTGTCCCACCTGATCGCGATGACCGAGCTTGGCGTGACAATTGCCCCGGCCCCGATCACACCCGAAACACGATTTTCCCTTCGGTGA
- a CDS encoding BolA family protein, which produces MIAEDIRNALQQLSPHRLEVIDESESHRGHAGFREGGQSHFRIRIASAEFDGLSRIERHRLIHRTLGDIVPRIHALAIEIGC; this is translated from the coding sequence ATGATCGCCGAAGACATCCGCAATGCGCTTCAGCAGCTTTCGCCGCACCGGCTTGAGGTGATCGACGAATCCGAGAGCCATCGCGGCCATGCCGGGTTTCGCGAGGGCGGGCAGTCGCATTTCCGCATCCGCATCGCCTCAGCCGAGTTTGACGGGCTGAGCCGCATCGAGCGGCATCGGCTGATCCATCGCACGCTTGGCGATATCGTCCCGCGCATCCATGCCCTTGCGATCGAGATCGGGTGCTGA
- a CDS encoding disulfide bond formation protein B has product MIDLSARMLAILAGAGSAALLIAALGFQSIGYVPCELCILQRWPHLAAAMLAALIVWADRRALRWLGALAAGLACAFAIFHVGVEQGWWEGPVACTGGISDLAAMSTQDLMSKLQSAPVVRCDEPQWYFLGLTMAGWNAICSAVLTAIWLRAATGRGIRL; this is encoded by the coding sequence ATGATTGATCTTTCCGCACGCATGCTCGCCATTCTCGCAGGCGCAGGCTCAGCGGCGCTGCTGATCGCGGCGCTCGGCTTCCAGTCCATCGGTTATGTTCCCTGCGAGCTCTGCATCCTGCAACGCTGGCCGCATCTGGCCGCAGCGATGCTTGCCGCGCTGATCGTCTGGGCGGACCGGCGGGCGCTGCGCTGGCTGGGGGCGCTGGCCGCCGGGCTGGCCTGCGCCTTTGCGATCTTTCATGTCGGGGTCGAGCAAGGCTGGTGGGAGGGACCGGTCGCCTGCACGGGCGGGATTTCGGATCTTGCCGCCATGTCGACCCAGGATCTGATGAGCAAGCTGCAATCCGCCCCGGTGGTCCGCTGCGACGAGCCGCAATGGTATTTCCTTGGCCTGACCATGGCCGGATGGAACGCGATCTGCTCGGCGGTGCTGACGGCGATATGGCTGCGCGCGGCAACCGGGCGCGGGATCCGTCTCTGA
- a CDS encoding type II toxin-antitoxin system RatA family toxin, whose protein sequence is MPHRSETRKLPYTARQMYDLVADVERYPEFLPWNSAARIRSRAPQKDGSEVIEADLVISFKVFRERFGSRVTLWPEDLKIDTDYLDGPFRYLHSGWAFRDLPEGGCEVDFFVDFEFRNAILARLIGVVFDEAMSRIVRAFETRARALYG, encoded by the coding sequence TTGCCCCACCGTTCTGAAACGCGCAAACTCCCCTATACCGCGCGCCAGATGTACGATCTGGTGGCCGATGTCGAACGCTATCCCGAATTTCTTCCCTGGAACAGCGCCGCCCGCATCCGGTCCCGCGCCCCGCAGAAGGATGGCAGCGAGGTGATCGAGGCCGATCTGGTGATTTCCTTCAAGGTCTTCCGCGAACGTTTCGGCAGCCGCGTGACTCTGTGGCCCGAAGATCTGAAGATCGACACGGATTATCTCGACGGCCCGTTCCGCTATCTGCATTCCGGCTGGGCGTTCCGCGACCTTCCCGAGGGCGGCTGCGAAGTCGATTTCTTCGTCGATTTCGAATTCCGCAATGCCATCCTCGCCCGGCTGATCGGCGTGGTCTTCGACGAGGCCATGAGCCGCATCGTCCGCGCCTTCGAGACCCGCGCCCGCGCGCTTTACGGTTGA
- the ypfJ gene encoding KPN_02809 family neutral zinc metallopeptidase: protein MQWRGRRGSRNIDDRRRMGAGGAGSIGLVGMLVVLGVGYFFGVDISPLVSGMSESQSSGEPRELTAEEEEMGQFVSVILAETEDVFGEALGDGYTDPQMVLYSGVTQSACGGASAQMGPFYCPADQKVYLDTDFFQVMERRMGAGGDLAAAYVIAHEVGHHAQNQLGILPKVTAQRQRSSQEDSNALSVLTELQADCFAGVWAKGSAQDLRITREDIGEAMDAAAAVGDDALMQSAGRAVVPDAFTHGSSAQRQDWFMRGFESGSFRNCDTFSQAGL from the coding sequence ATGCAGTGGCGTGGGCGGCGTGGCAGCCGAAACATCGATGATCGGCGCAGGATGGGCGCGGGCGGCGCGGGGTCGATCGGCCTTGTCGGGATGCTCGTCGTGCTCGGCGTCGGATATTTCTTCGGCGTGGACATCTCGCCTCTGGTGAGCGGCATGTCCGAGAGCCAGAGCTCCGGCGAGCCGCGGGAACTCACCGCCGAGGAGGAAGAGATGGGGCAGTTCGTCTCGGTCATTCTCGCGGAAACCGAGGATGTGTTCGGCGAGGCGCTGGGCGACGGCTACACCGATCCGCAGATGGTGCTGTATTCGGGCGTCACCCAATCGGCCTGCGGCGGTGCCTCGGCGCAGATGGGGCCATTCTACTGCCCGGCGGACCAGAAAGTTTATCTCGACACCGATTTCTTCCAGGTGATGGAACGCCGGATGGGCGCGGGCGGCGATCTGGCTGCGGCCTATGTCATCGCCCATGAGGTCGGCCATCACGCGCAGAACCAGCTTGGCATCCTGCCCAAGGTCACCGCGCAACGCCAGCGGTCGAGCCAGGAGGACAGCAACGCGCTTTCGGTGCTGACCGAGCTTCAGGCGGATTGCTTTGCCGGGGTCTGGGCGAAGGGCTCGGCGCAGGATCTGCGCATCACCCGCGAGGATATCGGCGAGGCGATGGACGCCGCCGCTGCGGTGGGCGACGACGCGCTGATGCAAAGCGCGGGCCGCGCGGTGGTGCCCGACGCCTTCACCCATGGCTCGTCGGCGCAGCGTCAGGACTGGTTCATGCGCGGTTTCGAAAGCGGCAGTTTTCGCAATTGCGACACCTTCTCGCAGGCCGGGCTGTAA
- the rpsG gene encoding 30S ribosomal protein S7 produces MSRRHAAEKREVLPDAKFGDRVLTKFMNNLMVDGKKSVAERIVYNALDRVQTKLKREPVEIFHEALDNVKPSVEVRSRRVGGATYQVPVEVRPIRREALAIRWLITAAKNRNENTMEERLAGELADAVNGRGTAVKKREDTHKMADANKAFSHYRW; encoded by the coding sequence ATGTCACGTCGTCACGCTGCTGAGAAGCGCGAAGTGCTGCCCGACGCCAAGTTCGGCGATCGCGTGCTCACCAAATTCATGAACAACCTGATGGTTGACGGCAAGAAATCGGTCGCCGAGCGCATCGTCTATAACGCGCTCGACCGCGTTCAGACCAAGCTGAAGCGCGAGCCGGTCGAAATCTTCCACGAAGCCCTCGACAATGTGAAGCCTTCGGTCGAAGTGCGCTCGCGCCGCGTCGGCGGTGCCACCTATCAGGTGCCGGTCGAGGTGCGTCCGATCCGCCGCGAGGCTCTGGCCATCCGCTGGCTGATCACCGCGGCCAAGAACCGCAACGAGAACACCATGGAAGAGCGCCTTGCGGGCGAGCTTGCCGACGCCGTCAACGGCCGCGGCACCGCCGTCAAGAAGCGCGAAGACACCCACAAGATGGCCGACGCGAACAAAGCGTTCAGCCATTACCGCTGGTAA
- the rpsL gene encoding 30S ribosomal protein S12, with the protein MPTIQQLIRKPRQPKVQRSKSQHLQGCPQKRGVCTRVYTTTPKKPNSAMRKVAKVRLTNGFEVISYIPGEKHNLQEHSVVLIRGGRVKDLPGVRYHILRGVLDTQGVKDRRQRRSKYGAKRPK; encoded by the coding sequence ATGCCGACGATTCAACAGCTGATCCGCAAGCCGCGGCAGCCGAAAGTGCAGCGATCCAAATCGCAGCACCTCCAGGGATGCCCGCAGAAGCGCGGCGTCTGCACGCGCGTCTATACCACGACGCCGAAGAAACCGAACTCCGCCATGCGGAAGGTCGCTAAGGTGCGCCTGACGAATGGCTTCGAGGTCATCTCTTACATTCCGGGCGAGAAGCACAACCTCCAGGAACACAGCGTCGTGCTGATCCGTGGCGGCCGTGTGAAAGACCTTCCGGGTGTCCGTTACCACATCCTGCGCGGTGTGCTGGATACCCAGGGCGTCAAGGACCGTCGTCAGCGCCGCTCGAAATACGGCGCCAAGCGTCCGAAGTAA
- a CDS encoding J domain-containing protein — MSNQDPFGFDLSAKSDKKRRTKGRRGMTGAFETSTRVCDREGCDERGQYRAPKSPRALEDYYWFCKEHVREYNLNWNYFQGQSEEEFQEFLDNATVWDRPTKPFGKAAQEQAWARHGVSDPLEILGANGTDPSVRNTGPRRKLPPTERRALDILEAKDGWSRTEIRKQYKALVKILHPDMNGGDRSDEERLAEVVWAWDQIKESRNFRD, encoded by the coding sequence ATGAGCAACCAAGACCCATTCGGATTCGATCTTTCGGCCAAATCGGACAAGAAGCGCCGCACCAAGGGCCGCCGCGGCATGACCGGCGCATTCGAGACCTCGACCCGGGTCTGCGACCGCGAGGGCTGCGACGAACGGGGCCAGTATCGCGCCCCGAAATCGCCGCGCGCGCTCGAAGATTATTACTGGTTCTGCAAGGAGCATGTGCGCGAATACAATCTCAACTGGAACTATTTTCAGGGCCAGTCGGAAGAGGAATTCCAGGAGTTTCTGGACAATGCGACGGTCTGGGACCGCCCGACCAAGCCTTTCGGCAAGGCCGCGCAGGAACAGGCCTGGGCGCGGCACGGGGTCAGCGACCCGCTGGAAATCCTCGGCGCGAACGGCACCGACCCGTCGGTGCGCAACACCGGCCCGCGGCGCAAGCTGCCGCCGACCGAACGCCGCGCGCTCGATATTCTCGAAGCCAAGGATGGGTGGAGCAGGACCGAAATCCGAAAGCAATACAAGGCGTTGGTAAAGATTCTTCACCCTGACATGAATGGCGGCGACCGGTCGGACGAGGAACGTCTGGCCGAGGTGGTCTGGGCCTGGGACCAGATCAAGGAAAGCCGCAATTTCCGCGACTGA
- a CDS encoding DedA family protein: MFDWIVSVIDGWGYPGVFLLMLAENVFPPIPSEVIMPLAGYLVGEGRLGLTLTIVAGTAGSVLGTSLWYLVGQMFGAARLKRWAARWGRVFTMSPSDIDGAIGWFNRHGGTAVFFGRMLPAIRTLISVPAGIAAMPFGRFLLLTTIGSAIWTILLTVAGLILQDQFERVSGVIDPVSKVIVISIVVVYVWRVATWKPH; the protein is encoded by the coding sequence ATGTTCGATTGGATCGTGTCGGTGATCGACGGTTGGGGTTATCCCGGGGTGTTTCTGCTCATGCTGGCGGAGAATGTGTTTCCGCCGATCCCGTCAGAGGTCATCATGCCGCTGGCGGGCTATCTGGTCGGCGAGGGACGGCTGGGGCTGACGCTGACCATCGTCGCGGGAACGGCTGGCTCGGTGCTGGGCACCAGCCTGTGGTATCTGGTCGGGCAGATGTTCGGCGCGGCGCGGCTGAAGCGCTGGGCGGCGCGATGGGGCCGGGTCTTCACCATGTCGCCGTCGGATATCGATGGTGCGATCGGCTGGTTCAACCGGCATGGCGGCACGGCGGTCTTCTTCGGCCGGATGCTTCCGGCGATTCGGACGCTGATCTCGGTTCCTGCGGGGATCGCGGCGATGCCCTTCGGCCGGTTCCTGCTGCTGACCACCATCGGCAGCGCGATCTGGACGATCCTGCTGACCGTCGCCGGGCTGATCCTTCAGGATCAGTTCGAGCGTGTCTCGGGCGTGATCGACCCGGTGTCGAAGGTGATCGTGATCTCGATCGTGGTGGTCTATGTCTGGCGCGTCGCCACCTGGAAGCCGCATTGA
- the gyrA gene encoding DNA gyrase subunit A, which yields MRSSYLDYAMSVIVSRAIPDLRDGLKPVHRRILYAMHETGNTHDKPYRKSARPVGDVMGKYHPHGDSAIYDALVRMAQDFSMSLPLLDGQGNFGSMDGDPPAAMRYTEVRMAKPADYLLADIDKDTVDFQDNYDGKDREPSVLPARFPNMLVNGAGGIAVGMATNIPPHNLGEVIDATLALIENPDLSTERLMEIVPGPDFPTGGTILGRSGIRKAYLEGRGSIPLRAKTRIEEPRRDRYAIVIDEIPYQVNKSTMIEKIAELAKEKRIEGIAHVQDESDRHGVRVVIELKRDATPEVVLNQLFRFTPMQTSFGANMLALNGGKPEQLALRDFLTYFISFREDVVARRTAYELRRARERSHVLCGLAVAVSNVDEVVETIRSSADAAEARQRLMARRWPAHEILEYLKLIDDPRHPVNEDGTYNLSETQARAILDLRLQRLTQLGVQEITDELQKLADDIRDYLAILASRERIMGIISDELREVKELFAVPRRTEILDWAGDMDDEDLIEREDMVVTITSGGYIKRTALAEFRSQKRGGKGLSGMATKEDDVVTTLFVANTHTELLFFTTGGMVYRLKTWRLPLGGRTARGKALVNILPIDGGTSIAALLPMDAPESEWDHYQVIFATDGGEVRRNALSDFTNIMRNGKIAMKLPEGTSLIGVRMATDDDDVMLVTAKGRAIRFAATDVRVFQSRASTGVRGIRLAPGDSVVSMSVIRHFEADPAERAAYLKMRRAVAGALDDGAEADEDEDNVAEGSISQERYAEMSAAEDLILTITEKGSGKISSSFDYPLRGRGGQGVMAMDKALRGGSLVASFPVDGDDQIMLATSKGQSIRVPVEGISFRSRSAGGVRVFNTTNGETVVSVARIADQGEDEVEDSIES from the coding sequence ATGCGGTCGAGCTATCTCGATTATGCCATGTCGGTCATCGTCAGCCGTGCCATTCCCGACCTGCGTGACGGGCTGAAGCCGGTGCATCGCCGAATCCTTTACGCGATGCATGAAACCGGGAACACGCACGACAAGCCCTATCGCAAATCGGCCCGCCCGGTCGGCGACGTGATGGGGAAATACCACCCGCATGGCGACAGCGCGATCTATGACGCGCTCGTGCGGATGGCGCAGGATTTCTCGATGTCGCTGCCGTTGCTGGATGGTCAGGGCAATTTCGGCTCGATGGATGGCGATCCGCCCGCGGCGATGCGCTATACCGAAGTGCGCATGGCCAAGCCCGCCGATTACCTGCTGGCCGATATCGACAAGGACACGGTCGATTTTCAGGACAATTACGACGGCAAGGATCGCGAGCCTTCGGTCCTGCCCGCGCGCTTTCCGAACATGCTGGTCAACGGCGCGGGCGGCATCGCCGTCGGCATGGCCACCAACATTCCGCCGCATAATCTTGGCGAGGTGATCGATGCCACGCTGGCGCTGATCGAGAACCCGGATCTTTCGACCGAGCGGCTGATGGAAATCGTGCCGGGCCCCGACTTCCCGACCGGCGGCACGATCCTTGGCCGCTCTGGCATCCGCAAGGCCTATCTCGAGGGGCGCGGCTCGATCCCGCTGCGCGCGAAGACCCGCATCGAAGAGCCGCGCCGGGACCGTTATGCCATCGTGATCGACGAGATCCCCTATCAGGTCAACAAGTCGACGATGATCGAGAAGATCGCCGAGCTGGCCAAGGAAAAGCGCATCGAGGGCATCGCCCATGTGCAGGACGAATCCGACCGCCACGGCGTCCGCGTCGTGATCGAGCTGAAACGCGACGCCACGCCCGAGGTGGTGCTGAACCAGCTGTTCCGCTTCACGCCGATGCAGACCAGCTTCGGGGCGAATATGCTGGCGCTGAACGGGGGCAAGCCCGAACAGCTGGCCCTGCGCGACTTCCTCACCTATTTCATCAGCTTCCGCGAGGATGTCGTCGCCCGCCGCACCGCCTATGAACTGCGCCGCGCCCGCGAACGCAGCCATGTGCTCTGCGGTCTGGCGGTGGCGGTGTCCAATGTCGATGAGGTGGTGGAAACCATCCGCTCATCCGCCGACGCCGCCGAGGCGCGGCAGCGGCTGATGGCGCGTCGCTGGCCGGCCCATGAGATCCTCGAATATCTCAAGCTGATCGACGATCCGCGCCATCCGGTCAACGAGGACGGCACCTATAACCTGTCGGAAACCCAGGCCCGCGCGATCCTCGATCTGCGCTTGCAGCGCCTGACCCAGCTCGGCGTGCAGGAAATCACCGACGAGCTTCAGAAGCTGGCCGACGATATCCGCGATTATCTGGCGATCCTCGCCAGCCGCGAGCGGATCATGGGGATCATCTCGGACGAGCTGCGCGAGGTGAAAGAGCTTTTCGCCGTGCCGCGCCGCACCGAGATCCTCGACTGGGCCGGCGACATGGACGACGAGGACCTGATCGAGCGCGAGGACATGGTCGTGACCATCACCTCGGGCGGATATATCAAGCGCACCGCCCTGGCCGAGTTCCGCTCCCAGAAGCGCGGCGGCAAGGGCCTGTCGGGGATGGCGACCAAGGAAGACGACGTGGTCACCACGCTCTTCGTCGCCAACACCCATACCGAGCTGCTGTTCTTTACCACCGGCGGCATGGTCTATCGGCTCAAGACCTGGCGCCTGCCTCTGGGCGGACGCACCGCGCGCGGCAAGGCTCTGGTCAATATCCTGCCCATTGACGGCGGCACCTCGATCGCGGCGCTTCTGCCGATGGATGCGCCGGAAAGCGAATGGGATCATTATCAGGTGATCTTCGCCACCGATGGCGGAGAGGTGCGGCGCAACGCGCTCTCCGATTTCACCAATATCATGCGCAACGGCAAGATCGCCATGAAGCTGCCCGAGGGCACCAGCCTGATCGGCGTCCGCATGGCCACCGATGACGACGACGTGATGCTGGTCACCGCCAAAGGCCGCGCGATCCGCTTTGCGGCGACCGATGTGCGCGTCTTTCAGAGCCGCGCCTCGACAGGTGTGCGCGGGATCCGCCTCGCCCCCGGCGACAGCGTCGTCAGCATGTCGGTGATCCGCCATTTCGAAGCCGATCCGGCCGAACGCGCCGCCTATCTGAAGATGCGCCGCGCCGTGGCCGGGGCGCTCGATGACGGTGCCGAAGCCGATGAGGACGAGGACAACGTCGCCGAGGGCAGCATCAGCCAGGAACGCTATGCCGAGATGTCGGCGGCGGAGGATCTGATCCTGACCATCACCGAGAAAGGCTCGGGCAAGATCAGCTCCAGCTTCGATTACCCGCTGCGCGGGCGGGGCGGTCAGGGTGTCATGGCGATGGACAAGGCGCTGCGCGGCGGCAGCCTGGTCGCCTCGTTCCCGGTCGACGGGGACGATCAGATCATGCTCGCCACCTCGAAAGGCCAGTCGATCCGCGTCCCGGTCGAGGGCATCAGCTTCCGTTCGCGTTCGGCCGGCGGGGTGCGTGTCTTCAACACCACGAATGGCGAAACCGTCGTCTCCGTTGCACGCATCGCCGATCAGGGCGAGGATGAGGTCGAAGACAGCATCGAATCCTGA